A DNA window from Gigantopelta aegis isolate Gae_Host chromosome 4, Gae_host_genome, whole genome shotgun sequence contains the following coding sequences:
- the LOC121370778 gene encoding kunitz-type serine protease inhibitor homolog delta-dendrotoxin-like, producing the protein MASYGFVLFVFVVCGLLESAVFQSPHDCNEPMDIGPCDGVVPRFFYSFQMRQCLSFDYGGCGGNSNNFKTRRECEDTCVWD; encoded by the exons ATGGCTTCCTATGGTTTTGTACTCTTTGTCTTTGTGGTATGCGGTCTGTTGGAGTCCGCTGTATTTCAAAGTCCTCACG ATTGCAATGAACCAATGGACATAGGACCGTGTGACGGGGTAGTCCCTCGATTCTTCTACAGCTTCCAGATGAGACAGTGTCTCAGTTTCGATTACGGGGGATGCGGAGGGAACAGCAACAACTTCAAAACCAGACGAGAATGCGAGGACACATGCGTCTGGGACTAG
- the LOC121369800 gene encoding kunitz-type serine protease inhibitor-like, whose amino-acid sequence MRGSMMNSSSRLVLVLVVCAVLSASNDVVRSADICHLPKDPGPCDDNLSRFYYNPFTRTCNHFYFGGCRGNANNFLTRRKCMKWCYPD is encoded by the exons Atgcgag GTTCCATGATGAATTCGTCTAGTCGTCTAGTGCTTGTacttgtggtatgtgctgtgctgtccgCCTCCAATGATGTCGTTAGAAGTGCCGAca TCTGTCACCTTCCAAAGGACCCCGGCCCCTGTGATGATAACCTCTCCAGATTCTACTACAACCCGTTCACCAGGACGTGCAATCACTTCTATTTTGGAGGCTGCAGAGGAAACGCCAACAACTTTCTCACAAGAAGAAAATGCATGAAATGGTGCTACCCCGACTAA